In Erigeron canadensis isolate Cc75 chromosome 6, C_canadensis_v1, whole genome shotgun sequence, the following are encoded in one genomic region:
- the LOC122606070 gene encoding protein PIN-LIKES 3-like isoform X1, protein MGFVDLLSAASMPVLKVLIVTALGSFLALDSIDILGPSTRKQVNNLVYFVFNPALVGSNLSSTITYESIISLWFMPVNILITFIIGSALGWVLMMIVKPPRHLKGLVLGTCSAGNLGNMLLIILPAVCKEKGSPFGDPNVCYEYGMAYASVSLAIGAVFLWLYVYNLVRVFTQNYDDKCVEYINQTDILQNDLAQSLIPSSASPSTDLKENVKVMVHVIKQHLEKFSRQINLKAVFAPSTIGAIVGFIIGTVAPIRMLLIGTEAPLRVIQDSASLVGDAAIPTVTLIVGANLLRGLNGSSISLPLVFGIIVVRYVFLPIFGILIVKGAVYLGLVHADPLYVFVLLLQFAVPPAMNTGTIMQLFGVGESECSVIMLWTYGLASISLTLWSTFFLWLVA, encoded by the exons ATGGGGTTTGTGGATCTGTTATCTGCTGCTTCTATGCCTGTGCTCAAAGTACTCATAGTTACTGCACTTGGTTCATTTCTTGCCTTGGACTCTATTGATATTTTAGGACCAAGTACAAGAAAGCAAGTCAATAAT CTTGTGTATTTTGTGTTCAATCCAGCACTTGTAGGTAGCAACCTTTCTAGTACAATCACATATGAAAGTATCATCTCGTT ATGGTTTATGCCTGTTAATATTCTTATAACATTCATAATTGGCTCTGCACTTGGATGGGTTCTTATGATGATAGTGAAACCACCTCGACATCTAAAGGGTCTTGTCCTTGGTACATGCTCAGCAG GAAACTTGGGAAATATGCTTTTGATAATCTTACCAGCTGTATGCAAAGAGAAAGGTAGTCCCTTTGGAGATCCTAATGTTTGCTATGAATACGGCATGGCTTATGCTTCAGTATCTTTGGCG ATTGGAGCTGTGTTTTTGTGGTTATATGTGTACAACCTAGTAAGGGTTTTCACTCAAAATTACGATGATAAGTGTGTCGAATATATCAACCAAACAGACATCCTGCAAAACGATTTGGCCCAGAGTTTGATTCCTTCCTCTGCATCTCCGTCGACTGATCTCAAGgaaaatgtaaaa GTGATGGTACATGTGATAAAGCAACATCTGGAGAAGTTCTCAAGACAGATCAACTTAAAGGCAGTGTTCGCGCCAAGTACTATAGGAGCG ATTGTGGGTTTCATCATTGGAACAGTTGCACCAATCCGAATGCTACTAATAGGCACCGAGGCTCCTCTACGAGTAATCCAAGATTCTGCATCCTTAGTTGG GGATGCAGCAATTCCAACTGTAACATTAATTGTGGGCGCAAACCTATTAAGAG GTCTGAATGGGTCTAGTATTTCTTTACCACTTGTATTCGGGATTATAGTAGTTCGGTATGTTTTCTTGCCAATTTTTGGGATTTTAATAGTAAAAGGAGCAGTTTACCTGGGCTTAGTACATGCAGATCCTCTATATGTTTTTGTTCTTCTGCTACAGTTTGCGGTTCCACCAGCAATGAACACTG GTACCATAATGCAGTTATTTGGTGTTGGTGAGAGTGAATGTTCTGTGATCATGTTATGGACTTATGGCTTGGCATCAATATCGCTTACCCTATGGTCGACCTTCTTCTTGTGGCTTGTTGCCTGA
- the LOC122606070 gene encoding protein PIN-LIKES 3-like isoform X2, translating into MGFVDLLSAASMPVLKVLIVTALGSFLALDSIDILGPSTRKQVNNLVYFVFNPALVGSNLSSTITYESIISLWFMPVNILITFIIGSALGWVLMMIVKPPRHLKGLVLGTCSAGNLGNMLLIILPAVCKEKGSPFGDPNVCYEYGMAYASVSLAIGAVFLWLYVYNLVRVFTQNYDDKCVEYINQTDILQNDLAQSLIPSSASPSTDLKENVMVHVIKQHLEKFSRQINLKAVFAPSTIGAIVGFIIGTVAPIRMLLIGTEAPLRVIQDSASLVGDAAIPTVTLIVGANLLRGLNGSSISLPLVFGIIVVRYVFLPIFGILIVKGAVYLGLVHADPLYVFVLLLQFAVPPAMNTGTIMQLFGVGESECSVIMLWTYGLASISLTLWSTFFLWLVA; encoded by the exons ATGGGGTTTGTGGATCTGTTATCTGCTGCTTCTATGCCTGTGCTCAAAGTACTCATAGTTACTGCACTTGGTTCATTTCTTGCCTTGGACTCTATTGATATTTTAGGACCAAGTACAAGAAAGCAAGTCAATAAT CTTGTGTATTTTGTGTTCAATCCAGCACTTGTAGGTAGCAACCTTTCTAGTACAATCACATATGAAAGTATCATCTCGTT ATGGTTTATGCCTGTTAATATTCTTATAACATTCATAATTGGCTCTGCACTTGGATGGGTTCTTATGATGATAGTGAAACCACCTCGACATCTAAAGGGTCTTGTCCTTGGTACATGCTCAGCAG GAAACTTGGGAAATATGCTTTTGATAATCTTACCAGCTGTATGCAAAGAGAAAGGTAGTCCCTTTGGAGATCCTAATGTTTGCTATGAATACGGCATGGCTTATGCTTCAGTATCTTTGGCG ATTGGAGCTGTGTTTTTGTGGTTATATGTGTACAACCTAGTAAGGGTTTTCACTCAAAATTACGATGATAAGTGTGTCGAATATATCAACCAAACAGACATCCTGCAAAACGATTTGGCCCAGAGTTTGATTCCTTCCTCTGCATCTCCGTCGACTGATCTCAAGgaaaat GTGATGGTACATGTGATAAAGCAACATCTGGAGAAGTTCTCAAGACAGATCAACTTAAAGGCAGTGTTCGCGCCAAGTACTATAGGAGCG ATTGTGGGTTTCATCATTGGAACAGTTGCACCAATCCGAATGCTACTAATAGGCACCGAGGCTCCTCTACGAGTAATCCAAGATTCTGCATCCTTAGTTGG GGATGCAGCAATTCCAACTGTAACATTAATTGTGGGCGCAAACCTATTAAGAG GTCTGAATGGGTCTAGTATTTCTTTACCACTTGTATTCGGGATTATAGTAGTTCGGTATGTTTTCTTGCCAATTTTTGGGATTTTAATAGTAAAAGGAGCAGTTTACCTGGGCTTAGTACATGCAGATCCTCTATATGTTTTTGTTCTTCTGCTACAGTTTGCGGTTCCACCAGCAATGAACACTG GTACCATAATGCAGTTATTTGGTGTTGGTGAGAGTGAATGTTCTGTGATCATGTTATGGACTTATGGCTTGGCATCAATATCGCTTACCCTATGGTCGACCTTCTTCTTGTGGCTTGTTGCCTGA
- the LOC122604588 gene encoding L-type lectin-domain containing receptor kinase IX.1-like, with protein MMLHFFIVMLFLVIQGSSFSFNFSSFQPNNLMIVYQGDAFASNGIQVTRNQRDKSLKNSVGRALYSNPVRIWDKKTRKLTDFMTHFTFSMNALNSSEFGEGLSFFLMPFEPEIPQGSFGGYLGLFSPSSAFNSSNNTIVAVEFDSFKNEWDPSDNHVGIDINSIQSVANISWNTSIKDGKIANAWVSYDSSTYNLSVFLSYEENPYFNGNCSLWYIVDLREVLPESVHIGFSAATGDWIETHTVYSWTFRSNLEITRVKKNKMWMTTGLATISGALSLLVGFLWFFCWKKRSIFSKREDMVIEYDFENNMGPKRFTFRELSKATDGFSEERKLGEGGFGGVYKGLLSGINSLVAVKRVSSGSKQGKKEYISEVKIISRLRHKNLVQLIGWCHEQGDLLLVYEFMPNGSLDSHLFYSKSKLSSSVRYKIALGIASAVLYLHEEWEQCVVHRDIKSSNIMLDSSYNAKLGDFGLARFVDHDLGSQTTVLAGTMGYLAPECVMTGKASRESDVYSFGVVALEIACGRKPIDTKAEIGKQRLVEWVWSLYGEGKLLEAVDERLNGEFDEQEMECLMVVGLWCCNPDNNDRPSIKQAISVLNFEGPLPKLPAKQPVPIYYAPPISMCRFTYTSSVALSSTAEMSSGSKGSGTVSSGGSY; from the coding sequence ATGATGTTGCATTTCTTCATTGTTATGTTGTTTCTTGTGATCCAAGGAAGCTcgttttctttcaatttttctAGCTTCCAACCGAATAACTTGATGATAGTGTATCAAGGTGATGCATTTGCATCTAATGGAATTCAGGTGACCAGAAATCAGCGTGATAAGTCGTTGAAGAACAGTGTGGGAAGAGCTTTGTACTCAAATCCTGTTCGTATTTGGGACAAAAAGACTCGAAAGCTAACAGATTTCATGACCCATTTTACGTTCTCAATGAATGCACTAAATTCCTCTGAATTTGGTGAGGggttatctttctttttaatgccATTTGAGCCCGAGATACCTCAGGGCTCATTTGGTGGGTATCTTGGGCTATTCAGCCCATCTTCAGCTTTCAACTCATCCAACAATACTATTGTTGCTGTTGAATTTGATTCGTTTAAAAACGAATGGGATCCAAGTGACAACCATGTTGGAATTGACATTAACTCGATTCAATCAGTGGCTAATATTTCATGGAATACTAGTATTAAAGATGGAAAGATTGCCAATGCATGGGTGAGTTATGATTCTAGTACATATAATCTAAGTGTGTTTTTATCCTATGAAGAAAACCCCTATTTTAATGGTAACTGCAGCTTGTGGTACATCGTTGATTTACGAGAAGTACTACCTGAATCGGTTCATATTGGGTTTTCGGCTGCAACAGGGGACTGGATTGAAACGCACACTGTCTACTCATGGACGTTTAGATCCAATTTGGAGATAACTCGtgtgaagaaaaacaaaatgtggatGACAACTGGTTTAGCTACGATTTCAGGTGCCTTGAGCCTTTTGGTTGGGTTTTTATGGTTCTTTTGCTGGAAGAAACGGTCCATTTTTAGCAAACGTGAAGACATGGTTATAGAATATGACTTTGAAAATAACATGGGCCCAAAAAGATTCACCTTTCGTGAGCTCAGTAAGGCAACTGATGGGTTCTCAGAGGAACGAAAGCTTGGTGAAGGTGGGTTTGGAGGCGTTTACAAGGGTTTATTAAGCGGTATAAACTCCCTAGTGGCAGTCAAACGGGTATCAAGTGGATCAAAACAAGGAAAGAAAGAATATATCTCGGAAGTAAAGATCATTAGTAGATTAAGACACAAAAACTTGGTGCAACTCATAGGATGGTGCCACGAACAAGGTGATTTGCTTCTTGTTTACGAGTTTATGCCAAATGGAAGCCTTGATTCCCATTTGTTTTACTCAAAATCGAAGCTTTCCTCATCCGTTAGATATAAAATAGCTTTGGGAATTGCTTCAGCCGTCCTCTACCTCCACGAAGAATGGGAACAATGTGTGGTGCATAGAGATATAAAGTCTAGTAATATAATGTTGGATTCAAGTTATAATGCTAAGTTGGGTGATTTTGGACTTGCCCGGTTTGTAGACCATGATCTAGGGTCTCAAACCACGGTTCTAGCAGGAACAATGGGTTACTTGGCCCCAGAATGTGTGATGACTGGCAAAGCAAGCAGGGAGTCAGATGTTTATAGTTTTGGGGTTGTGGCTTTAGAAATTGCGTGTGGACGCAAACCTATTGACACCAAGGCGGAAATTGGTAAACAAAGGTTGGTTGAATGGGTTTGGAGTCTTTATGGCGAAGGTAAACTATTGGAAGCAGTAGACGAGAGGTTAAATGGCGAATTTGATGAACAAGAAATGGAGTGTTTGATGGTGGTTGGTTTGTGGTGCTGTAATCCTGATAATAACGATAGGCCGTCGATAAAACAAGCTATAAGTGTTCTAAATTTTGAAGGTCCCTTGCCTAAGCTCCCAGCTAAACAACCCGTGCCCATTTACTACGCACCTCCTATTAGTATGTGTAGGTTCACTTATACGTCTTCCGTTGCTCTCAGTAGTACAGCAGAGATGTCATCTGGGTCGAAAGGGTCTGGAACTGTGAGTAGTGGTGGCTCATATTGA